A window from uncultured Desulfobacter sp. encodes these proteins:
- a CDS encoding tetratricopeptide repeat protein, whose amino-acid sequence MYVIHRLFLIVVICLFSIASGCSNENDSKVDAYIKNARQFIAQKKPQTAIIEYRNAIDIAPNNDVALFELAEAYVLTRQINAAIRYYKLAAKANPRNILSLLRLAQVFMQTGQLLEAREHISKALEINPTSIEALHLLAGVQIKERDTASAVETLNKALSLDSGDVKTYVSLAQLHLKNNDLVKAEQIYLAAISHDSASRAAYMGLVRLYGLQKKWDKAEDLLKKVVETPGNTLRKYTDIANLYQGQKKFDLAEEYFQKAVSSNGDRVEPLINLAEFYAGRQQEDKAIDTMEKALVKQPKNPLILCGLSQIYLRFNRVAEAEKNVAQALEINSENEGALLQQGRVLMAQNNFKEALNRFDQVISMNRLNAKAYYYRAACIGRRGATDRPEQEIFRAAAGMLDNPEAFEKDQIKGNLLAAITVDPSLLDARIKLLEIYILEKNLTKAKEQMQEIFKLSAPNIRIMTLLSGVHLLEGDTQGAQKILENIIENRPGYLPAYIRLGMLYNSQGDPGKALDYLKKAYDMNPGQIGIVTMMVNIYMGRGENNKALKLAETYAEKLFPEKKAFFDNLKGEIYLANRDTDTAFDFFEKAARQEPRFVQPRMHMAKLLTGQKKLNKALEQYKQIESVNPAHVPTLISMGVIYDTLGNVSKAEEYYRKVLDLNPKHVDAANNLAFILSERKEAVDEAFEYASIAREKDPKNPNVLDTMGWVFYQKGNYLNALSELEESLKIKPDSALACFHYGMALYRTKAFEKARQYFKKALDIDPKFKDAETARQMLN is encoded by the coding sequence ATGTATGTAATTCATCGTTTATTTTTGATCGTCGTCATCTGTCTGTTTTCAATCGCCTCAGGGTGTTCCAATGAAAATGATTCCAAGGTTGATGCATACATAAAAAATGCCAGACAATTTATAGCCCAGAAAAAACCCCAGACAGCCATCATTGAATACCGCAATGCAATTGATATTGCCCCAAATAACGACGTTGCATTGTTTGAACTGGCTGAGGCATATGTATTGACCAGGCAAATTAATGCTGCTATCCGGTATTACAAATTGGCAGCAAAGGCTAATCCCCGAAATATTTTGTCCCTTCTCAGGCTGGCTCAGGTTTTTATGCAGACCGGTCAACTTCTGGAGGCCAGGGAACATATATCCAAAGCCCTGGAAATTAATCCGACTTCCATAGAGGCGCTTCATCTTCTGGCCGGTGTCCAGATAAAGGAACGAGATACGGCGTCCGCCGTTGAAACGCTCAATAAGGCCCTTTCCCTTGATAGTGGAGATGTAAAAACCTATGTGTCCCTGGCGCAATTGCATTTGAAAAATAACGATCTGGTAAAAGCTGAGCAGATCTACCTTGCTGCCATCAGTCATGACTCCGCATCCCGGGCTGCATATATGGGCCTGGTCCGTCTCTACGGATTGCAAAAAAAATGGGATAAGGCGGAAGACCTGTTGAAAAAAGTGGTGGAAACGCCGGGCAATACCCTTCGAAAGTATACGGATATTGCAAATCTTTACCAGGGACAAAAAAAGTTTGATTTGGCTGAGGAATATTTTCAAAAAGCGGTTTCGTCTAATGGAGATCGGGTGGAACCTTTAATCAATTTGGCTGAATTTTATGCCGGAAGACAACAGGAAGACAAGGCAATTGACACAATGGAGAAGGCCTTGGTCAAGCAACCGAAAAACCCTTTGATCCTTTGTGGCCTGTCCCAGATTTATCTGCGGTTTAATCGGGTGGCGGAGGCTGAAAAGAACGTTGCACAGGCCTTGGAAATTAATAGTGAGAATGAGGGGGCTCTTTTGCAGCAGGGGCGGGTGCTGATGGCCCAGAATAATTTCAAGGAAGCCTTAAATCGGTTTGATCAGGTGATTTCCATGAACCGGCTTAATGCTAAAGCCTATTATTACAGAGCTGCCTGCATTGGGCGACGGGGCGCAACGGATCGGCCGGAACAGGAAATTTTCAGGGCGGCTGCAGGTATGCTGGACAACCCCGAAGCGTTTGAAAAAGATCAGATCAAAGGCAACCTTCTGGCCGCGATCACTGTTGATCCCTCTCTTCTGGATGCCAGGATCAAGCTTTTGGAAATCTATATTCTTGAGAAAAATTTAACCAAAGCAAAAGAGCAGATGCAGGAAATTTTCAAACTGTCTGCGCCTAATATCCGGATCATGACACTTTTGTCCGGTGTTCATTTGCTGGAAGGGGATACCCAGGGTGCACAAAAGATTCTTGAAAACATAATTGAAAACAGGCCCGGATACCTGCCTGCATATATTCGCCTGGGCATGCTGTATAACTCACAGGGAGATCCGGGCAAAGCTCTGGATTATTTAAAAAAAGCATACGATATGAATCCTGGTCAAATAGGGATCGTAACAATGATGGTCAACATTTATATGGGTAGGGGCGAAAACAACAAGGCTCTGAAACTGGCAGAAACCTATGCTGAAAAACTATTTCCAGAGAAAAAAGCCTTTTTTGATAATCTTAAGGGGGAAATTTACCTGGCAAACCGGGATACTGACACCGCCTTTGATTTTTTTGAGAAAGCCGCCCGGCAGGAACCCCGGTTTGTTCAGCCAAGAATGCACATGGCCAAACTGCTGACTGGTCAAAAAAAGTTAAATAAAGCCCTTGAACAGTACAAGCAGATCGAATCCGTGAATCCCGCACATGTTCCGACGCTTATTTCCATGGGCGTTATATATGACACTCTTGGCAATGTCAGTAAGGCCGAAGAATATTATAGAAAAGTACTTGACCTGAACCCCAAACATGTGGACGCCGCCAATAATCTGGCCTTTATTTTGTCCGAGCGTAAAGAAGCTGTTGACGAAGCCTTTGAGTATGCGTCAATCGCAAGGGAAAAAGATCCGAAAAATCCCAATGTGCTGGACACTATGGGATGGGTTTTTTACCAAAAAGGTAATTATCTGAACGCCCTTTCCGAGCTTGAAGAAAGTCTGAAAATAAAACCGGACAGCGCTCTTGCCTGTTTTCATTACGGCATGGCCCTGTACCGAACCAAGGCGTTTGAAAAGGCCCGACAGTACTTTAAAAAAGCCCTGGATATTGATCCGAAATTCAAGGATGCTGAAACAGCCAGGCAGATGCTGAATTAG
- a CDS encoding XrtA system polysaccharide deacetylase codes for MEKKHAILLTIDVEDWFQVENFKSYIDFSNWNSFEMRVEKNTHLILNLLDNFSFSPKATFFVLGWIARKLPGLVRQIRDRGHEVASHGDNHHLCTNLDRNQLAQDLLGSKNRLEDILGQAINGYRAPSFAINDHVLKIIKQAGYLYDSSYNSFSGHGRYGTIDLSTAIKNDGSYQIDHHFFELPVSNLCLNNKIIPLGGGGYFRLYPNSFFKQGIKTVLKKNNAFIFYAHPWEFDPDQPRVHQASRGFKFRHYINLNKTEGKLHKIISAFADCNFVTCRRYLEMTASD; via the coding sequence TTGGAAAAAAAACACGCAATACTTCTAACAATTGACGTAGAAGACTGGTTCCAGGTCGAAAATTTCAAGTCTTATATTGACTTTTCCAACTGGAATTCTTTTGAAATGCGGGTGGAAAAGAATACCCATCTGATCTTGAATCTCTTGGACAACTTTTCATTCAGCCCTAAAGCCACCTTTTTCGTTCTTGGTTGGATAGCCAGGAAGTTGCCAGGTTTGGTCCGACAGATCCGAGACCGCGGTCATGAAGTCGCGTCCCACGGAGACAACCACCATCTGTGCACAAATCTGGATAGAAATCAGTTGGCCCAGGACCTTTTAGGCAGCAAAAATCGGCTCGAAGATATATTAGGCCAAGCCATCAATGGATATCGGGCGCCAAGTTTTGCTATCAATGATCATGTTTTGAAAATAATCAAACAGGCTGGCTACCTGTATGATTCCAGTTATAACTCTTTTTCCGGCCATGGCAGATACGGCACCATAGATCTGTCAACTGCGATAAAAAACGACGGAAGTTATCAAATAGATCACCATTTTTTCGAACTGCCGGTCAGTAACCTGTGCTTAAACAATAAAATCATACCATTGGGCGGCGGTGGATATTTCAGGCTGTATCCCAACTCATTTTTTAAGCAAGGCATAAAAACTGTCCTGAAAAAAAACAATGCTTTTATTTTTTATGCCCATCCATGGGAATTTGATCCAGACCAACCAAGAGTACACCAGGCATCCCGGGGATTCAAGTTCCGGCATTACATCAACTTGAACAAAACAGAAGGCAAATTACACAAAATAATAAGCGCATTTGCTGACTGCAATTTTGTTACTTGTCGGCGCTATCTTGAAATGACGGCATCAGACTAA
- a CDS encoding polysaccharide biosynthesis tyrosine autokinase: MGKIFKALEKASINAIPKKKAAPKQDSVKEESEQSEVIAQTGTEETNPVLITASNPHSLASEQFRLLKNNILFPEKGNPPKTIMVTSASPHEGKSFVAANLAVSMAQSIDEYVLLMDCDLRAPTIHKFFGYDGITEPGLSDYLANKIPLSSVLKKASVNKLTLLPAGQIPSNPSELLSSDQMRRLLHEVKLRYNDRYIIIDTSPPYLTSETNAIARFVDGIILVVRQGKTRTKEIADILDIYGREKVLGVVTNFSRKKIGYGYGYNKIGRGYGYHQQS, from the coding sequence TTGGGAAAAATATTTAAGGCACTTGAAAAAGCCAGCATCAATGCAATACCGAAAAAAAAAGCTGCACCGAAACAAGATTCAGTCAAAGAGGAATCTGAACAGTCAGAAGTAATAGCGCAAACCGGAACAGAGGAAACAAACCCTGTCCTTATTACCGCTTCAAACCCCCATTCACTTGCTTCGGAGCAATTCCGACTGTTAAAAAACAACATTTTGTTTCCAGAGAAAGGAAATCCACCCAAAACCATAATGGTGACAAGCGCCTCTCCCCATGAAGGAAAATCCTTTGTGGCGGCTAATCTTGCCGTCAGTATGGCCCAGAGTATTGATGAGTATGTTCTTCTCATGGACTGCGATCTCAGAGCACCAACAATTCATAAATTTTTTGGCTATGATGGAATTACAGAACCGGGCTTGAGCGATTATTTAGCAAATAAAATTCCGCTTTCTTCTGTTCTTAAAAAAGCGTCTGTAAATAAATTAACCCTTCTGCCTGCAGGACAAATCCCCTCAAATCCGTCGGAGCTTCTTTCTTCAGACCAGATGCGCCGCCTGCTCCATGAGGTTAAACTGCGTTACAACGACAGATATATAATTATTGATACATCTCCACCTTATCTCACATCAGAAACCAATGCAATTGCCCGGTTTGTGGACGGCATAATTCTGGTTGTCCGCCAGGGAAAAACACGGACCAAAGAGATTGCGGATATTCTGGATATTTATGGACGGGAGAAAGTGTTGGGAGTTGTTACGAATTTTTCAAGAAAAAAAATCGGATATGGATATGGATATAACAAAATCGGTCGTGGATACGGATATCATCAGCAGAGTTGA
- a CDS encoding outer membrane beta-barrel protein: MKLLSMITPHACFLAAATCFLIPTTPAQARMVTQMIPTLTVTEEYTDNFFETGTDPFEEWTTSYELGFSLGFLNKKSKIYLEYNPEYTDYKNQNDRDGLDQNASLSAAYQVTKHTLAQADISYDGHDGNATGESWEHSASASIDSQLSKTIETSLSYDYSNSYDQQVRTGDYKEHQMHTARTSIHKTFGRRNKMGANFIYETDSYKNSDADAYKKFEPSTFLTYWLTRKDGIETNLDYESKKFDTDAGNDYNTIAGDVRYIRKFTRHLDGYAKYRHYISDREDGNHVIYHPSVGIDWDITEDSGISIGVGILFHDWDNDNGDSVDPFLDLNVYKVFNFSPQGSLYISASSSYEESGEEAASLGYNMSYQAGCYLDYMLARRLSSQLFGSYEIQQFKDTVNRQDDTFEIGGGLTWKPMRWLQVSANATHKNFKTDAALRENYQENTITVFVRIIPERPIRPDNIISRKTIEKLIFD; the protein is encoded by the coding sequence ATGAAATTATTGTCCATGATAACTCCCCATGCATGTTTTCTAGCTGCTGCAACCTGCTTTCTAATACCAACCACCCCCGCGCAGGCCAGAATGGTTACTCAGATGATACCGACCCTGACTGTAACCGAGGAGTATACGGACAACTTTTTTGAAACTGGAACTGACCCGTTTGAAGAGTGGACTACATCTTATGAACTTGGATTTTCATTAGGATTTTTAAATAAAAAAAGTAAAATTTATCTGGAATACAATCCAGAGTACACGGACTATAAAAACCAGAATGACAGGGACGGCCTGGACCAGAACGCAAGCTTGTCTGCGGCCTATCAGGTAACAAAACATACCTTAGCTCAAGCAGATATCAGCTATGACGGACATGACGGCAACGCCACCGGAGAGTCCTGGGAACATTCTGCAAGTGCATCAATTGACAGCCAACTATCAAAAACGATTGAAACGTCCCTTTCCTATGACTATTCCAACAGCTATGACCAGCAGGTCAGAACCGGTGATTACAAAGAACACCAGATGCATACAGCCAGGACGTCCATACACAAAACATTCGGTCGCCGGAACAAAATGGGGGCAAATTTTATATACGAAACAGACAGCTATAAAAATTCAGATGCCGATGCATATAAAAAATTTGAACCCAGCACCTTTCTGACTTACTGGCTGACCCGGAAGGATGGCATTGAAACCAATTTAGACTATGAAAGCAAAAAGTTCGACACGGATGCCGGGAATGATTACAATACAATCGCCGGCGATGTCCGGTATATCAGAAAGTTTACCCGGCATTTAGACGGATATGCCAAATATCGCCACTATATCTCAGACAGAGAGGATGGAAACCACGTCATTTATCATCCTTCCGTGGGGATTGACTGGGATATTACAGAGGACTCGGGCATATCAATAGGTGTCGGTATTCTCTTTCACGACTGGGATAATGACAATGGGGATTCAGTAGACCCTTTTTTGGACCTTAATGTTTATAAGGTATTTAATTTCAGCCCCCAAGGATCTTTGTACATCTCCGCCAGCAGTTCATATGAAGAATCAGGTGAGGAGGCCGCCAGCTTAGGTTACAATATGAGTTACCAGGCTGGATGTTACTTGGACTATATGCTGGCAAGACGCCTGTCCTCTCAACTTTTTGGTTCTTACGAAATCCAGCAGTTCAAGGACACCGTAAACCGCCAGGACGACACCTTCGAAATTGGCGGCGGCCTGACATGGAAACCGATGAGATGGTTACAGGTAAGTGCCAATGCCACCCACAAAAATTTTAAGACGGATGCGGCCTTAAGAGAGAATTACCAAGAGAATACCATAACCGTTTTTGTTCGTATTATTCCCGAAAGGCCAATCCGACCGGATAATATTATATCCAGAAAGACCATTGAAAAATTAATATTTGATTAA
- the xrt gene encoding exosortase has translation MKSKQITQTFLIAAAFALLYWSTLKDLIGDWFNDPNFSHGFLIPFVAGYMIWYRQNHLRQIPCKSSMSGIFIIVFGVVVYMAGNLGAELFLMRTSMIITLAGIIAFGFGTAMLKAIIGPLCYLIMMIPIPAIIWNKIAFPLQLFAAGISSETISMVGIPVFREGNILHLANTSLEVVDACSGIRSLTSLLALTGAFAYLSHVSQWKKWVIFLSAIPIAVATNVARLTITGMLAAWVGPEAAHGFLHDMSGLIVFGTALVLVYLLYILLAQIGKKTRNTSNN, from the coding sequence ATGAAATCAAAACAAATTACTCAAACTTTTTTGATCGCCGCCGCATTTGCCTTGTTGTACTGGTCGACCTTAAAGGATCTTATAGGGGACTGGTTTAATGACCCCAATTTTTCCCATGGATTTCTTATCCCGTTTGTTGCCGGATATATGATCTGGTACCGTCAGAATCATCTGCGCCAAATCCCTTGTAAATCATCAATGTCAGGCATTTTCATCATTGTATTCGGCGTGGTGGTATATATGGCCGGTAACCTTGGTGCCGAGCTTTTTTTGATGAGAACCTCAATGATCATTACGCTGGCCGGCATCATAGCCTTCGGCTTCGGAACTGCCATGCTCAAAGCGATCATCGGACCGCTGTGCTACCTGATTATGATGATTCCCATCCCGGCCATTATCTGGAATAAAATTGCCTTTCCTCTTCAGCTTTTTGCCGCAGGGATTTCTTCGGAAACGATCAGCATGGTCGGGATTCCTGTATTCAGGGAGGGCAATATACTTCACCTGGCCAACACGTCCCTGGAAGTTGTGGATGCCTGTTCCGGAATCCGCTCATTAACCTCACTGCTGGCCTTGACCGGCGCGTTTGCATATTTATCCCATGTCAGCCAATGGAAAAAATGGGTGATATTTTTATCAGCCATTCCCATTGCCGTGGCCACGAATGTTGCACGCCTGACCATTACCGGCATGCTGGCGGCCTGGGTGGGGCCGGAAGCCGCCCATGGATTTCTTCATGACATGTCCGGCTTGATCGTCTTTGGAACAGCCCTTGTTCTGGTTTATCTTCTATATATTTTATTGGCGCAAATTGGAAAAAAAACACGCAATACTTCTAACAATTGA
- a CDS encoding TIGR03013 family XrtA/PEP-CTERM system glycosyltransferase — protein MLSILRQYFPVRNMLFFFIEGCVIFSCFLLSTALLTLSTSYWFDLMLILRILLITTILQTCLYYNDLYDFDVVSQIPEIIIRLLQSLGVASILLAGVYFLFPLVILDQKIYILSIFFLIVFIILWRVGYLHILNKGIFNQRIIVLGSSKLAKDIYEKITHTIDCGYSVCAVIPEEPDIEQETNKLPDNLLVDQKNKTLYEISEFYEINKIIVALKEKRGRFPTQELIRCRTKGIEIINGSSFYELLTGKVLVREIEPSWLIFSKGFQKSRLKAGTKRMQDIILSSILLIILSPLLLIVAILIKMDSKGPIFFAQDRVGGGKKEYMMHKFRSMVQDAEKLTGPVWAGDNDNRITRVGRVIRKYRIDELPQLWEVLMGTMSLVGPRPERKFFTDQLEEQIPFYAQRFNVKPGLTGWAQVCYDYGATVEDAVEKLNYDLFYIKNMSFALDIVILLKTVKTVLFGKGAR, from the coding sequence ATGCTCAGCATCTTGCGCCAATATTTCCCTGTTAGAAACATGTTATTTTTTTTTATTGAAGGCTGCGTAATTTTTAGCTGTTTTCTTTTGTCGACAGCTCTTTTAACCCTTTCAACATCATACTGGTTTGATTTGATGCTGATTTTAAGGATATTACTTATTACAACAATTTTGCAGACATGTTTGTATTATAATGACCTTTATGATTTTGATGTTGTTTCGCAGATACCTGAGATCATCATTCGCCTGCTTCAATCGTTAGGTGTTGCCTCTATCCTCCTGGCCGGAGTCTACTTTCTTTTTCCTTTGGTAATTCTGGATCAGAAAATTTATATACTAAGCATATTTTTTCTTATTGTTTTTATTATTTTATGGCGGGTAGGCTACCTTCATATCCTTAACAAAGGCATTTTTAACCAGCGCATCATCGTTCTCGGCTCCAGCAAATTAGCCAAGGATATTTATGAAAAAATCACGCATACCATAGACTGCGGATATTCAGTATGTGCAGTTATCCCGGAAGAGCCTGACATAGAACAAGAAACGAATAAACTGCCTGATAATTTGTTGGTAGATCAAAAAAATAAAACACTTTATGAGATTTCTGAATTCTATGAAATAAATAAAATTATTGTGGCACTTAAAGAAAAAAGAGGACGATTTCCGACTCAGGAGCTTATTCGGTGCAGGACTAAAGGCATTGAAATAATCAATGGCAGTTCTTTTTATGAATTGCTAACCGGAAAGGTATTGGTCCGGGAGATAGAGCCGTCATGGCTAATTTTTTCCAAAGGGTTCCAAAAATCAAGGCTTAAGGCTGGCACCAAGCGGATGCAGGATATTATTTTGTCTTCGATACTGTTAATCATTCTTTCACCGTTACTTCTTATTGTGGCTATCTTAATCAAAATGGATTCAAAAGGCCCGATTTTTTTTGCCCAGGATCGGGTTGGCGGAGGCAAAAAAGAATATATGATGCATAAATTTCGTTCTATGGTACAGGATGCTGAAAAATTAACAGGCCCCGTGTGGGCCGGGGATAACGACAATCGAATAACACGTGTAGGACGCGTAATAAGAAAATACAGGATAGATGAATTGCCCCAGTTATGGGAGGTTCTCATGGGAACCATGAGCCTTGTGGGACCAAGGCCCGAACGCAAATTTTTTACGGATCAGCTTGAAGAACAGATCCCTTTTTATGCCCAGCGGTTCAATGTGAAACCTGGTCTTACGGGTTGGGCCCAAGTCTGTTACGATTACGGCGCAACCGTTGAAGATGCTGTAGAAAAACTCAACTATGATCTTTTTTACATTAAAAATATGTCCTTTGCCCTGGATATTGTCATTCTTTTAAAAACCGTTAAAACAGTCCTTTTTGGCAAAGGTGCAAGATAA
- a CDS encoding polysaccharide biosynthesis/export family protein yields the protein MLKVNFIKSFFCTFLIVFTAHCYLAGTVNAADNAEASKDSDYKIGIGDILQVTTWKEEDLTFEKVFVRNDGKITIPLLDDIQAEGRTTMELKKIIETGLAEFVEAPTVTVTLANPGSQKYYILGEVVGVGEYPLIKKLTVVQAFALAKGFTEWASKDEIILYRRVNGKEQMIKIDYDDITDGELGNDIQLKADDIIIVP from the coding sequence ATGCTTAAAGTTAATTTCATAAAATCTTTTTTTTGTACCTTTCTCATTGTTTTTACAGCGCATTGTTACCTGGCAGGAACTGTTAATGCGGCAGACAACGCCGAGGCATCTAAAGATAGCGATTACAAAATAGGCATCGGAGATATTCTGCAAGTAACGACATGGAAAGAAGAAGATTTGACATTTGAAAAAGTGTTTGTTCGAAATGACGGAAAAATAACTATTCCTCTACTGGATGACATCCAGGCCGAAGGCCGGACTACAATGGAATTAAAAAAAATAATTGAAACCGGACTGGCTGAATTTGTAGAGGCCCCAACGGTTACCGTCACCCTGGCAAACCCGGGAAGCCAGAAATATTATATACTTGGCGAGGTAGTAGGCGTAGGTGAATATCCACTGATTAAAAAGCTGACTGTCGTACAGGCTTTTGCCCTGGCCAAAGGATTTACGGAATGGGCATCCAAGGATGAAATCATCTTGTACCGCCGGGTCAACGGGAAGGAACAGATGATAAAAATTGATTATGACGATATTACGGATGGAGAACTCGGAAATGATATCCAGCTCAAGGCTGATGACATCATTATTGTTCCTTGA
- a CDS encoding GNVR domain-containing protein, translating to MADPFQSPTQIKPDFIIDALIRGRWLLIVPLCISLTLGLGMTLTAKKSYQASTSILVQPQRVPTNYIRSVVSSTIGERISTISQQVLSRSNLEQIIDQFGLYEDSVGMYQEDKIDGLRKRIKVNIDHDRQGAEAFSISFTGSEPQRVMRVANTLASYFMDENLKVREAQAIGTSEFLDAELDKTKKRLEEKEQNLAEFRTKYLGGLPDELNTNLRTLDRMQQEATDKALLLRETNNSISQLDSQISSMAAQKEDFGGGGNDFQNFDFDDSASEEDSRLQSAQDQYDALLLRYTEKHPDVKKLKKIIENFKKNIEAEKEKKAAEKEKKDNASAEPEEDLLPGMGWDPVAPLRAQRGQLVAEANKIKDEIAAIQEKMKVYQQRVEDTPKRELEIQALTRDYGNIQEVYNSLLDRKLEAELSVNMEKKQKGEQFRILDYARLPEKPISPNVKLMFLLSIAGGLGLGGGILFLKELLNFSVIQRDDQIETELGLPILASIPPLEKPGGKKKQKIEWGLFICCCGYAAVFLTFFAILNHKGLDRTIDFIKTTLNL from the coding sequence ATGGCAGATCCGTTCCAATCTCCAACTCAAATCAAACCAGACTTTATCATTGACGCCCTTATCCGGGGACGCTGGCTATTGATTGTTCCCCTATGCATTTCTTTGACATTGGGGCTCGGGATGACATTAACAGCTAAAAAATCCTATCAAGCCAGCACATCCATCCTTGTTCAACCCCAACGGGTTCCCACCAACTACATAAGATCTGTTGTGTCTTCCACTATCGGCGAACGTATCAGCACCATCTCCCAGCAGGTTCTAAGCCGCAGCAATCTTGAGCAGATCATTGACCAATTCGGTTTATACGAAGATAGTGTCGGTATGTACCAGGAAGATAAAATAGACGGATTAAGAAAGCGGATAAAGGTGAATATTGATCATGATAGACAAGGCGCAGAGGCCTTCTCCATTTCTTTTACCGGTAGCGAGCCACAGCGGGTAATGCGGGTCGCTAATACCCTGGCGTCGTATTTTATGGATGAAAACCTTAAAGTCAGGGAAGCCCAGGCCATTGGCACCAGTGAATTTCTCGACGCCGAATTGGATAAAACAAAAAAACGGCTTGAAGAAAAAGAACAGAACCTTGCAGAGTTTCGGACAAAGTACCTTGGCGGATTACCAGACGAATTAAATACGAATTTGCGAACCTTAGACCGGATGCAACAGGAGGCAACCGATAAAGCGCTGCTGCTAAGGGAAACTAATAATTCCATCAGCCAGCTGGACTCTCAAATTTCATCCATGGCCGCCCAAAAAGAAGATTTTGGTGGAGGTGGAAATGATTTTCAGAATTTTGATTTTGATGACTCCGCGTCAGAGGAGGATTCCCGCCTCCAGTCGGCGCAAGATCAATATGACGCACTATTGCTCAGATATACGGAAAAGCATCCGGATGTCAAAAAATTAAAAAAAATCATAGAAAATTTTAAAAAAAATATCGAAGCTGAAAAGGAAAAAAAAGCAGCGGAGAAAGAGAAAAAGGACAACGCCTCAGCCGAACCGGAGGAGGATCTTCTGCCCGGCATGGGTTGGGATCCAGTAGCTCCGTTGCGGGCACAGCGAGGTCAACTTGTTGCTGAAGCAAATAAGATTAAAGATGAAATAGCAGCAATTCAAGAAAAAATGAAAGTGTATCAGCAACGCGTTGAAGACACCCCTAAACGAGAACTTGAGATTCAGGCTTTAACCCGTGACTACGGCAATATCCAGGAAGTCTACAACTCCCTTTTGGACAGAAAGCTGGAAGCTGAATTATCCGTCAACATGGAAAAAAAACAAAAAGGGGAACAGTTCCGGATTCTGGATTATGCCCGCCTACCGGAAAAACCCATCTCCCCCAATGTCAAATTAATGTTTTTATTATCCATAGCAGGGGGGCTTGGTTTGGGCGGAGGCATTCTATTTCTAAAAGAGTTGCTTAACTTCTCTGTTATTCAGCGAGATGATCAGATTGAAACCGAGTTAGGGCTTCCGATTTTGGCATCAATCCCCCCACTGGAAAAACCTGGCGGCAAAAAAAAGCAGAAAATTGAATGGGGATTATTCATCTGTTGTTGCGGTTATGCTGCTGTGTTTCTGACATTTTTTGCAATATTGAATCATAAAGGGCTTGACCGGACAATCGATTTTATAAAAACAACACTCAATTTGTAA
- a CDS encoding exosortase C-terminal domain/associated protein EpsI: MSTKHTAIIVIILISAAGLTTLFSHSERIKPNRPFSQFPLKIGLWRGVTSQMDEQVFNILGVEDYIMANFSKGWGQGVNLYVGFYQSQSKGDLIHSPKNCMPGAGWNIVQSSAIPINLPKSGKTIKIARLLLNKDGQKQVVYYWFQSRGRIISSEYMQKIWLVVDSITKNRTDGSFVRLIAPVIKNETEAEILLTQFADEIFPVLNQFIPN, encoded by the coding sequence TTGTCGACAAAACATACTGCCATTATTGTCATTATCCTTATTTCAGCCGCCGGTCTAACAACGCTGTTTTCACACTCAGAGCGCATTAAACCGAATCGGCCCTTCAGTCAATTCCCCCTTAAAATCGGCCTTTGGCGTGGGGTGACCAGTCAAATGGATGAACAAGTTTTCAATATCCTTGGTGTTGAAGACTACATTATGGCCAATTTCAGCAAAGGCTGGGGACAGGGCGTAAATCTTTATGTAGGATTTTATCAAAGCCAGAGCAAAGGAGATTTGATCCATTCGCCTAAAAACTGCATGCCCGGTGCCGGCTGGAATATCGTCCAAAGTTCCGCCATTCCGATCAACTTGCCCAAGAGCGGCAAAACAATAAAAATAGCACGACTTCTACTGAACAAAGATGGCCAAAAGCAGGTGGTATATTATTGGTTCCAATCCCGGGGAAGGATTATCAGTTCAGAATATATGCAGAAAATCTGGCTGGTGGTGGACTCAATAACGAAAAACCGGACGGACGGTTCCTTTGTCCGCCTGATTGCACCGGTTATAAAAAATGAAACAGAGGCGGAGATTCTGTTAACGCAATTTGCAGATGAAATTTTTCCGGTTCTCAACCAATTCATCCCCAACTAA